In Zingiber officinale cultivar Zhangliang chromosome 3A, Zo_v1.1, whole genome shotgun sequence, the DNA window TCTCAGTACTATGAGTGAAATTGGTGTCTTTCTACTAAAACCATAATGTACCTAATTAAAAAAAGTGTGCAAGATTAATGCCAATCAAAAGAACAAAAAGGTaataaaaatcctaaaaaattatTGGCTAAACATATATACTGTGCTATAAAGACTACAATACCTGACCATGGACATCAACAGCTATACCAGTAGATAGAGTTTCTGCTTTTATCACAACATCCGATAAGTAGTCCAGATGCGAGAGCAGACACTGGTCTTCTTCACTTGAATAAATATCTCCATGATTCAGAATCAACAGAGAACAATCCTGATTATTGAAGCACAACTCAGTGACAtggtaaaaataaacaaaattattTCGGTGCCATTTGTTTACCAGTTCAGAGGTAAGGGTTGCGCAATACTGAAGAAAGTCAAAGGTATGACTGCTAGAGCCCTGAGCAGCTATTTCCAAAAGAGAGATATCATCAATTATGATACGAATCCATCCTCCATTGTTATGCATCAAGTTATTAGCTTCTATAAACCTCAAAATCCTATTATACAAATTCATGAATCCATCTTCGATAGCATTTTGATCTGTTCCACCTGCCACTGATGCAAAACATTATGAAATGAAATCAGAACACATTACACGATGAAGATTTTGCTCATGAACTAAAGACAGTAATCAAGGGAGTCGAGTGGATGGAAAAGCAAAAGGTTAAATGCTTAAGGTTCTTGACACCACTCACCCAGAAACTCTAAATCAAGCAAGTCGATAAAATGAAGTTTATTCTTGTTCCTTTGCAATGATAGATTGCATCCCTGAATAAAAATAGGAATCTCACGGTCTTGCCAAACAAGTAATGAATTGCTACAAAGTGTACAAACACAAGAAAACAAACATAGGAATACAGAACAAGGGATCCTTATGAAAAGAAAATACTTAATGAGAAAAGTACAATGGTACTgagaaatttaattatttaatagcATGAAAGAATAGGGAATGGAACAGACAATGCCAACTTTAAATTGCCAGATTATTCAGATTAATTTGCTGTTGTTTATTAGAAAGTATATCAAACAGAGAAATCGAAAAGCGTATTACATATAAAGAGTAGCATCCaaataaactaaaaaataaaataactggaCTTAAATGTCAAAGAAAAACACACTAAGTTTGCAGAAGTATTAAGGAAATTCAAGTTTTCCCATAAGAATCCACCTCATCAGTTAGTTCTTTCTGTATGATATTATTCCAATCAAAAAACTAGTGCTTGGATTCAAGCAAATTTATTAAAAACAAGGTGCATGAAGCTTATATCCCTGTGAATCTTCTGATCTTATATTTTTCCAGTGCATTTAAATATTCACAATTGACATATGAAAAGTGCACATCCTAGCATAAGCAAGGCATGTGACATATcccaaaagatgaagaagaaaaagggaggcagcatgaaaatacaaaatcATGGCTTGAACTTTTGATTAGTATTTATAACAAGCAGTGTTTAAAACTACAATTGATTTTGATATGCAAAGTTCAAATGAAATCTCTCCAATTGATTTTGATATATACCATATAGAGATAAAGCAGCAAGAATATACAGATCAGCCAACATATAGTTTCGGTAACAAATTGAAGCTATAACAGAAATCAAAAGATAACCCACGAATTCACGTATTGAAGATGCTGGATAGCAGACGTGATCAACTTAACAGGCAAAAATGGGAGGTCAGGCATACCATCTTCCGCAGGACACGGTCATAGTGGGAGAACGGCTGCGCGAGGCCGAGGAACACAACGGCCCCGGCAGCTTCAGCGGAGAGGGAGCGCTTCAAGAGGTGGTGCAGGAGGAAAGCACCGCTGGCCTCGACGCAGTCCTGGACAAGGGCAATGCGCCACGGTACAGAACCGGTGCAACCGATCCCAAGAGCCTCGTCGAGGAGATTGGTAgtaggagaagagaaagaagggTTCATCTTGTTCACTTCCCTGTTCAGCGATCCAAAGGGCTGCCCGATCAAGGCTCAAGCTGGCAGGAAAAGCGAGCGAGGCGGCGCCGCTGTTCTCCGGGAAGAGCAGGAGCGGCGATATTCGCTGGGGACCGATTGGGGCAGGCCGCTGAAGTCGAGGGTTTCGTTGCTTAGGCAGTGAAAAAGCCGGTCCGGTCGGGTCCGGTccgatatttttaaaaatcaccgATTCCGTATCATATAACTATTTGGTTAAAAGATTAGGCATCCAGATTGTTGCGGTTCAAACCTTAAGATGTTAGACTTTTGTATGGATCACCACTAGACTTCTGTACTGGTCATCATGCATGtttctcgatttatcctgatgattgATGAAAAAATTTCATGAGACCGAATTAGTCATTACATAGATAATCAATAAGATTAActgagattattattttttttctcattgttTGAAATTgggtaaaaaataaaataataataatttttcaaaaatcatcaAAGAATCCTAATTTGAATCCAAATAATAAAacattttataatatatttttataaatagtAAAACTTCTATAGTATGACTTGATAATCACGGATTCCAATTGAACTGTTTTTTGAGATTCCACATTGACGGAAATTGAACTGTCCTTTATACTTTTCTAATCATTTCAAAGGTATGTAAAATTCACTTTAAACAATATTACAACAATAGACCATTGAACGAATGCAACCAATACGAAAGCCGTATGCGATAAGATTTCATCGCAGTACTTTAAAACCATGGTCCGAGGACTTTGGCCACAGTTGGCTCGATACAATGCAACCCGACGGCATGGTCATTCATCTTGTAACGGGTCACACGACCCATTTGATCTCTCTATAAAAAATGGCATAAGATGGCACGATTCATTTACCTAGAATGGCACGATACCAATGTCAAATCTTTAGGTAACAAGATTTTCTCTCTTATTTTTATTCCAGgtagaatatatatattatataatgaTTCAAAGTAAtataaattatagtaaaaaattaaatgcTGATTAATATCGTCTATCTTACCATAATTTAGATATTATATTCCTAACAAATGATCCGTTAATTACATTAAGAATTGAATGTTGTCAACTTAATGATTATCTTTTCTAACTCACtccaacactccccctcaagttggtAGGTAGATGTCTCGCAATCTCAACTTGTTGAGTGAGTCATGAAAATTTCTGTATATACTATTTTTGTAAGTATATCTGCTAATTGATCTTCAGATTTGACAAAAGTAGACCGAATTATCTTTgcttctagattttttttaataaagtgtCGATCAACTTCCACATGCTTCGTTCAATCATGTTGAACTGGATTATGAGCACTAGCAAGCACTGCTTTATTATCACAAAATAAATCAATTTCATGATCAGGCGTAAAGCCTATTTCAGTTAATAGATTCCTTAGCCAGAGGAGTTCACATACCCCTTTGGTCATACCTCGGAATTCCACTTCAACGCTAGATAGAGCTGCCACATTCTGCTTCTTACTTTTCCAGGTGACTAGATTACCACAAATAAATGTAAAATACCTAGAGGTGAACTTCCTATCCGAAATTATACCAGCTCAATCAACATCTGTATACCCCTCAATCAATAAATGGTTGTTCTTTGTAAACATAAGTCTCTTTCCCGGAAATGACTTTAGATATTGGAGAATGTGAATCACCGCTCTCATGTGGTCTTTACTTGGGTTGTACATGAACTGGCTCACCACACTTACTGCATATGCAATATCAGGTCGAGTATGGGAGAGATAAATTAATTTCTCCACcaatttttgatacttaccttTGTCTATTGGAACCTGATCTGTGTATTCTCCAAGCCTATGATTTTAGATTATTTGGGTGTCCACAGATTTACAATCTAGTAGTCCAACTTCTGCCAATAAGTCAAGAACATATTTTCTTTGAGAAAGAAATATACCCTGCTTCGAGCGAGCAACTTCAATGCCCAAGAAATACTTCAATTCTCCAAGATTCTTCATTTCAAATTCGGTGGCCAGCCTCCTTTCTAAATTAGTCATTCCTTTTGAGTCATCTCCTGTAATGattatatcatccacatatactaTTAAAACAGTTATTTTACCCTAATGATGTTTTAAGAATAACGTGTGGTCTGAGTGGCTTTGCTTGAACCATATCTTTTCATGACAATAGTTAGACGACCAAACCATGCTCTAGGAGATTGCTTCAGCCCATACAAAGTtctttgcaacttacataccACTTTAGTTTGAGTATTTGCCCGATAACCTAGAGGCACTTCCGTATATATTTCTTCTTCTAGGTCACCATGGAGAAAAGCATTCTTTACATCAAACTGATGTAAAGACCAATCAAGATTTACTGCAAGAGACAACAGTACATTGACagtatttaattttgctactagtgaaaaagtttcttGATAGTGTATAACGTATATCTGTGTATAGTCTTTCGCTACCAGCCTTGCTTTGtatctctcaatcgatccattggcGTTATATTTAATAGAAAATGCTCATTTGCATCCCACTATATTTTTATTCTCTAGTAGTGATACTAGCGTCCATGTCTTGTTTTTAAGCAACGCTGTCATCTCTTCTTCCATTGCTTGAGTCCACCTAGGATTTCCCAATGCCTCTTCTACACTTGTAGGAACTTGATTTGAGGATAGTTCAGATACAAAGTGTTTTAGAGGGTTGGATAACTTTAGTGTAGATACATAATTTGCAATGAGATATTTAGAATGCTTGGTTTTTCCTTCAGGAGAGTACCGGTTTGGAGGTTTACCCCTATTATGCCTGATCATAGTCAACAATAGTAGTTTTATCACTAGCATAAGGATGTACCTCAATGATATTCTCAGGAGATAGGTTGGTGGATACTAGCGAGGGAGGGGTCTCGAGCGGTACTTGCATGGAATTTCTTGGAACAGAATGAGATTCTTCCGGCAGGTTCACTATGTCGCCCGGATAGGGAGTGGTTCCTCCTGGGTAATCTTCTGAATAATTTGTTGTTTCTCTTAAGTCAAAAAGTGGAATGCTTGCTTCATTTAGTTAGTCATACGAGAGCCACGTAGTCCCTTCTGATATCGTCTCCCCCTGAAGGGAAGTAGTGGGGGAGTAAAATAATTCAAATTCCATGAAGGTAACATCCAGAGTAACATATGTATGGTGAGTCGATGGGTCATAATATCGATACCCCTTCTGGTGAGTACCATATCCCACAAAAACACAACGGATGACACGGGGATCAAGTTTGGTCCGTTGGGTTTCAGGAAGATGAACAAGAGTCACACATCCAAAAATACGAGGTGGAAGCATCAGAATGTTAGGTAATGACACTGAGGTCGCCAGAATTTGTAAAGGAGTTTGAAACCCCAATGCTTTGG includes these proteins:
- the LOC122052165 gene encoding elongator complex protein 6-like isoform X1, which encodes MNPSFSSPTTNLLDEALGIGCTGSVPWRIALVQDCVEASGAFLLHHLLKRSLSAEAAGAVVFLGLAQPFSHYDRVLRKMGCNLSLQRNKNKLHFIDLLDLEFLVAGGTDQNAIEDGFMNLYNRILRFIEANNLMHNNGGWIRIIIDDISLLEIAAQGSSSHTFDFLQYCATLTSELDCSLLILNHGDIYSSEEDQCLLSHLDYLSDVVIKAETLSTGIAVDVHGQLTIINKRALGELGWSSSKVYNFQFKLKENAVEFFYPGTKF
- the LOC122052165 gene encoding elongator complex protein 6-like isoform X2 is translated as MNPSFSSPTTNLLDEALGIGCTGSVPWRIALVQDCVEASGAFLLHHLLKRSLSAEAAGAVVFLGLAQPFSHYDRVLRKMGCNLSLQRNKNKLHFIDLLDLEFLVAGGTDQNAIEDGFMNLYNRILRFIEANNLMHNNGGWIRIIIDDISLLEIAAQGSSSHTFDFLQYCATLTSELDCSLLILNHGDIYSSEEDQCLLSHLDYLSDVVIKAETLSTGIAVDVHGQVGSCLFNSGILPTVQHNS